One genomic window of Methanosarcina acetivorans C2A includes the following:
- a CDS encoding glycoside hydrolase family 57 protein: MHLPYSPKWYWPVEGFSGVPEMDRYFDRNHIFSRLLKTGRELLRLNDFFLESIEGGGSYAFDLSGPFLEQCRWDPELLESMRELAESKKVEFTGSCRYHSLSALYPDLSWFREEVMVYREMLRELLGVNPVTFVNTELLYTERVESILADMGFRCLIAEGSRNIMDGCDPVRVFENGLPILLRHINLSEDLELRFSEKSWEGYPLIPDKFADWIEGIEGDVLTLYLNYTSLCLHHRNKSMIADFIRAFPETLKSRGIEMITPSEAVNRFNPVKLPTLGSEQTIRYGMHNAVGNHAQQLYLRELVRIGEELAEIKEKPNYQKLKQVFGHLQQSEILFSMGPENTREGYERAVNYYSILSDLRRAVLEERV, encoded by the coding sequence GTGCATTTGCCTTACAGTCCGAAGTGGTACTGGCCCGTAGAGGGTTTTTCCGGAGTGCCTGAAATGGACCGGTATTTTGATCGGAACCACATCTTTTCAAGGCTCTTGAAAACAGGCCGGGAACTTCTGCGCCTTAATGATTTTTTTCTGGAATCCATTGAAGGTGGGGGGAGCTATGCCTTTGACCTTTCAGGGCCTTTCCTTGAACAATGCAGGTGGGACCCTGAGCTTCTGGAATCCATGAGGGAGCTTGCAGAGAGTAAAAAGGTAGAGTTTACGGGAAGCTGTCGTTACCATTCCCTGAGTGCCCTTTACCCCGATCTCTCCTGGTTCAGGGAGGAAGTAATGGTTTACAGGGAGATGCTCAGGGAACTGCTGGGAGTAAACCCCGTGACTTTTGTGAACACTGAACTTCTGTATACCGAAAGAGTGGAAAGCATACTTGCTGATATGGGTTTCAGGTGCCTTATTGCCGAAGGGTCGAGAAACATTATGGATGGATGCGATCCTGTCCGAGTTTTTGAAAACGGACTCCCTATCCTTTTAAGGCACATAAACCTCAGTGAAGATCTTGAACTGCGTTTTTCGGAAAAAAGCTGGGAAGGTTATCCTCTGATCCCGGATAAGTTTGCAGACTGGATTGAAGGCATAGAAGGGGATGTCCTTACTCTTTATTTAAATTATACAAGCCTCTGCCTTCACCACAGGAACAAGAGCATGATCGCCGATTTCATAAGGGCTTTTCCGGAAACTCTTAAAAGCCGGGGTATTGAAATGATTACCCCTTCGGAAGCAGTAAACAGATTCAATCCTGTGAAACTTCCTACTCTCGGAAGCGAACAGACCATCCGTTATGGCATGCATAATGCTGTCGGAAACCATGCCCAGCAGCTTTATCTTAGGGAGCTGGTAAGGATTGGGGAAGAACTTGCTGAAATTAAAGAAAAACCGAACTACCAGAAATTGAAGCAGGTTTTTGGCCACCTCCAGCAGAGTGAAATCCTGTTTTCAATGGGTCCCGAAAACACTCGGGAAGGGTACGAAAGGGCTGTAAACTACTATTCCATTCTCTCGGATTTAAGAAGAGCTGTTCTGGAGGAAAGGGTATGA